The Desulfonatronum sp. SC1 genome has a segment encoding these proteins:
- a CDS encoding nucleotidyl transferase AbiEii/AbiGii toxin family protein, with translation MLDVLFSVQTSFYLTGGTCLHRFHVEHRFSDDLDLFTNDNNLYREDVRALINGLRQAGIAFHIEVDTRDFVRMIVEHALKIDLVNDRVYRLGTNLPGPRGIALDSIPNIAANKICAIMGRDEPKDVFDLYSIFTTTQTDWPTVIAAAQKKCAWDMESLEFRLQSFPLNLLDLLPVPDPNFITSMKQNYQDLIDFLVTIP, from the coding sequence GCGGAACCTGCCTCCATCGATTCCACGTCGAGCACCGCTTTTCCGATGATCTGGACCTGTTCACCAACGACAACAATTTATATCGCGAAGATGTTCGCGCGCTAATCAACGGGTTGCGGCAAGCGGGAATCGCATTTCATATCGAGGTGGATACACGGGACTTTGTCCGAATGATCGTTGAGCATGCACTCAAAATCGACCTGGTCAACGACCGGGTCTACCGTCTGGGAACCAATCTGCCCGGACCGCGGGGCATCGCCCTGGACAGCATCCCCAACATTGCCGCCAACAAAATCTGCGCGATCATGGGGCGTGACGAACCCAAGGACGTCTTTGACCTGTATTCGATCTTCACGACAACGCAAACGGACTGGCCGACAGTCATTGCCGCCGCGCAAAAAAAATGCGCATGGGACATGGAATCCCTGGAATTCCGCTTACAATCTTTCCCCCTCAACCTCCTGGACCTGCTTCCGGTCCCGGACCCAAACTTCATCACAAGCATGAAACAAAACTACCAAGACCTCATCGACTTCCTCGTCACCATCCCATAA